GGGTCTCCGCGCGGTCCCGGTACAGGTGGACATCAAGGTTGTGCCGGTGCAGGACGACAAAGGCAGCATCGAGCGGGTGGATGGGCCGGACAGCCCACCTCTGGCCTTCCAACCCGACGTCAGGCAGGGTTAGTCTCCCGGGCATGCGCATCGATTGCCACGTCCATATTGTTGGCACGGGAACGGGTGGTACCGGTTGCTGGTATCGTCCCAAGGGTCTCACCCGCGTCGGTGAGCCCTTCCTCGTGCGGGCGGTCGGCTTGACCACGCGCGACCTGCATGGCACGGACTTCGATCGCCTTTACGTCGATCAGCTGTTAGGGATGGTGAGGGGATCTTCCCTCATCGACCGAGCGATGCTCCTTGCCCACGAGCTTCCGCATAAGGAAGACGGCACACCCGTTCCCGAGCTCTCCTCGCTTTACGTGCCGAATGACTACGTGTTGAAGCTGGCACAAGATCATCCCGAGTTCCTTGCAGGAGTTTCCATCCATCCGGCGCGAAAGGATGCGATGGAAGAATTGGAGAAGTGCCTGGCAGGCGGAGCTGCAGCCCTCAAGTGCCTGCCGAATGTGCAAGGCATCGACTGGAATCTTCCGCGCTACACCGCTTTCCTCGAGCGCATGGCGGAGGCGAAGCTGCCGCTGCTCGCGCACACCGGCAGCGAGCGCACCATGCCCGTGATGGATCATGCGCTGGCTTCACCGAAGGTGCTCACGCGTGCCTTGGAGATCGGTGTTACCTGCATCGCCGCGCATGCCGGTACCGGCATGATCCTGCTCGACCCGGATTACTTCGATGTGTTCGCCGCGATGCTCGCGAAGTATCCGAATCTTTACGGGGACAACAGTGCGCTCGCGGGACTCAGCTTCCGTCTGCGCCCCTCTGCTCTCCGTGGCCTCGTCTCCGCTGAGATGGAGGGCCGCATCCTTCATGGCAGCGATCTCCCCGTGCCTTCCAGCGGCCTCCTTGCTTGGGCCTTCGGCATGCTTCCCTGGAAGGACTTTCGTGCCGCGAGCGCCATTCCAAATCCCCTCGAACGCGACGCCCGCCTCAAGCAGATGCTCGGCTTCGGGGAAGAGAGCTTCCTCCGCGCCGCCGGAGTGCTGCGTGTCGCCTGAGGACGGCGGGCGATCAGTCGGGTATGACTTTCTGATCTCCCGCGCTATCTCGCGTGGTTGCCCAATTCCGCGATCACGTGATGTTGCATGGGGCTCGACGTGTTAACTTCGCGTCACCCCCAACCCCCCAAGATGAAAGCCGCTACCCCCATGCGGTCTTCGAAAAGGAAAGGCTTCTCACTGCTGGAACTCACCGTGGTGATTGCTGTCCTCCTCTCGTTGACTACCATTCTTATCCTCGGAGCCCGCGCCTGGAAGAACGGTGCTGACCGCACCGCCTGCCTGATGAACATCCGCAATGTGCAGCTTGCCGTGCGCTCCTACCAAAATCTCTACGGCTACACTGCCGGCGGGATGCCCTACGCCGAGGGTGGGTCCCAGGACATCGGCACCCACCTCTTTGCCAAGGGCTACATCGATCTCCAGACCTACGGCGAGATCCATGGCACTTCGCCATGCGCCGGTGGCGGTCTCTACGAATGTGCCCAACCTGATGTCTTCCCCATGGAAGGCAGGCTCTACATCAGTTGCTCGCTGGAGTCTCAGGACAATCACTCCCTTCCTCCCGCTGCCGATTGGTAAGAAAGCGAATCAAAGATCCAGAGCGGACCGGAGGTCGGACGCCACGGAAGTGGCTTTCTCCTTCGGATCACTGACCAGGGCGAAGTCCTCGTCGGGATCCAGCACATCCGTAGCCGGGGCCGGGGCCGGGGACGGGGACGTTGCGGACGCTGGCAGGCGTGGCGCTTTTTCGACCGGCTCCAAGTCGGGCAATTCGGCATTCTCCGCCGCGATCTGTAGATCCTCGAACTTGCGCGCCGTGATGAGCACCCGCGTCTCATAGGAGGCGATCGCCGCATTGTAGTGGCCCACCGAGCTTTCGAGCGATTTGCCCAGCTTTACGAAGTGGCCGGCCAGCGTGGAAAGGCGCTCGTGCATCGTCCGGCCCAGCACCGCCACCTCGCGGGTGCTCTCCGCCATCGCTTCCTGACGCCAGCCATAGAAGACAGCCCGCAGCAGCGCGATCAGCGTCGTGGGGGTGGCCAGGATGATGCGCTGTTCCACGCCGTGCTCGATCAAGCCGGGATCCACCTGCAACGCGGAGGAAAAGAAGGACTCGCTCGGCAGGAAGAGGACCGTGAATTCGGGAATGTGCTCGAATTGGGAGGCGTAGTTTTTCGAAGACAGCTGGTTTACGTGCGTCCGGACCTGCCGGGCATGCCGCTGCATGGCCTCCAGCTTCAGACGGTCGTCCGTGGCTTCCAGTGCATCCAGATAGCCGTCCATCGGCGTCTTGGCGTCCACCACGATCGTCTTGCCTCC
This portion of the Luteolibacter luteus genome encodes:
- a CDS encoding type II secretion system protein; this encodes MKAATPMRSSKRKGFSLLELTVVIAVLLSLTTILILGARAWKNGADRTACLMNIRNVQLAVRSYQNLYGYTAGGMPYAEGGSQDIGTHLFAKGYIDLQTYGEIHGTSPCAGGGLYECAQPDVFPMEGRLYISCSLESQDNHSLPPAADW
- a CDS encoding amidohydrolase family protein; protein product: MRIDCHVHIVGTGTGGTGCWYRPKGLTRVGEPFLVRAVGLTTRDLHGTDFDRLYVDQLLGMVRGSSLIDRAMLLAHELPHKEDGTPVPELSSLYVPNDYVLKLAQDHPEFLAGVSIHPARKDAMEELEKCLAGGAAALKCLPNVQGIDWNLPRYTAFLERMAEAKLPLLAHTGSERTMPVMDHALASPKVLTRALEIGVTCIAAHAGTGMILLDPDYFDVFAAMLAKYPNLYGDNSALAGLSFRLRPSALRGLVSAEMEGRILHGSDLPVPSSGLLAWAFGMLPWKDFRAASAIPNPLERDARLKQMLGFGEESFLRAAGVLRVA